One stretch of Deinococcus radiopugnans ATCC 19172 DNA includes these proteins:
- a CDS encoding organic hydroperoxide resistance protein: MSNLYTATATATGGRAGHTKSDDGRLDLNLSVPKGMGGDDGPGTNPEQLFAAGYAACFQGALGNVARRDKITLSGDQTITAMVGLTRDGGAFGLDVELQGHFPGLDEEQALNLMRAAHEVCPYSNATRGNVDVRLSVK; the protein is encoded by the coding sequence GTGAGCAACCTCTATACCGCAACAGCCACCGCCACGGGCGGACGGGCCGGACACACCAAGAGCGACGACGGACGCCTCGACCTGAACCTGAGCGTCCCCAAGGGCATGGGCGGCGACGACGGCCCCGGCACCAACCCCGAACAGCTGTTCGCCGCCGGCTACGCGGCGTGCTTTCAGGGCGCGCTGGGCAACGTGGCCCGCCGCGACAAGATCACCCTGAGCGGTGACCAGACCATCACGGCGATGGTGGGCCTGACCAGGGACGGCGGCGCGTTTGGGCTGGACGTGGAACTCCAGGGCCACTTTCCCGGCCTGGACGAGGAACAGGCCCTGAACCTGATGCGGGCCGCCCACGAGGTCTGCCCCTACAGCAACGCCACGCGCGGCAACGTGGACGTGCGCCTGAGCGTCAAGTAA
- a CDS encoding monothiol bacilliredoxin BrxC family protein produces the protein MTQSAPSESQAEKQVLVPLTTPQEVDQFLTDYPLAAVFKAGTCHKTMQGFGVLETFLQDHELPVGFIRVVDWRPASNRVAEMTGIVHHSPQLMIFKDGQVQFEVNNWDITPEALEPVFAQIPARSASGKVQTDDNIEPYRRLMHDFVDGKISDWAFQDQYVTLFRDDASLRSQREFDLLSRLFGDPDAYHGGLHQLGQPQERGELKQRVQQLLAELG, from the coding sequence ATGACGCAATCTGCCCCCTCTGAATCCCAGGCCGAGAAACAGGTGCTCGTTCCCCTGACCACCCCCCAGGAAGTCGACCAGTTCCTGACGGATTACCCGCTGGCCGCCGTGTTCAAGGCCGGCACCTGCCACAAGACCATGCAGGGCTTCGGCGTGCTGGAAACCTTCCTGCAAGACCACGAGCTGCCGGTGGGCTTTATCCGTGTGGTGGACTGGCGGCCCGCCAGCAACCGCGTCGCGGAGATGACGGGCATCGTTCACCACAGCCCCCAGCTGATGATCTTCAAGGACGGTCAGGTGCAGTTCGAGGTCAACAACTGGGACATCACCCCCGAGGCCCTGGAGCCGGTGTTCGCGCAGATTCCGGCCCGCAGCGCCTCCGGCAAGGTGCAGACCGACGACAACATCGAGCCGTACCGCCGCCTGATGCACGATTTCGTGGACGGCAAGATCAGCGACTGGGCCTTCCAGGATCAGTACGTGACCCTCTTCCGTGACGACGCCAGCCTGCGCAGCCAGCGCGAGTTTGACCTGCTGTCCCGCCTGTTCGGCGATCCAGACGCCTACCACGGCGGCCTGCACCAGCTGGGCCAGCCGCAGGAGCGCGGCGAACTGAAACAGCGGGTGCAGCAGCTGCTGGCCGAACTGGGCTGA
- a CDS encoding class I SAM-dependent methyltransferase, with translation MIDRLAPLLARRAHLPAQGTTFYRGVHTTETAGQFALDLAGDAGVLSLYADFSPQEEAELAGACAAAAGLAGVYLKRRPPEARHAANVAREWLSPPGPVWGEARAEVTALENGVPYVIRPGSDLSIGLFADARPARGWVRQHAPARVLNAFAYTCGFGLNAALGGSATVKNVDLSRKVLAWGQENYALSGLNAPDDDFLYGDVFDWFRRLARRGDAFDLVVLDPPSFARGKTGLWRAERDYGRLAALAAAVTAPGGGLLTLLNHAGVPAASFERMVRLGLEDAGRREHAAQRLGAGEDFPEATHLKAVAWTLD, from the coding sequence ATGATTGACCGCCTCGCGCCCCTGCTGGCCCGCCGCGCCCATCTGCCCGCGCAGGGCACCACCTTCTACCGGGGCGTCCACACCACCGAGACGGCTGGGCAGTTCGCGCTGGATCTCGCCGGGGATGCCGGGGTCCTCAGCCTGTACGCGGACTTCTCACCGCAGGAGGAGGCCGAACTGGCCGGGGCCTGCGCGGCGGCGGCGGGGCTGGCCGGCGTGTACCTCAAGCGCCGCCCCCCCGAGGCACGTCACGCGGCGAACGTGGCCCGCGAATGGCTCTCGCCGCCGGGGCCAGTCTGGGGTGAGGCGCGGGCAGAAGTCACCGCGCTGGAAAACGGCGTGCCCTACGTCATCCGCCCCGGCTCGGATCTGAGCATCGGCCTGTTCGCCGACGCCCGCCCGGCGCGGGGGTGGGTCCGGCAGCACGCCCCGGCGCGGGTGCTGAACGCCTTCGCCTACACCTGCGGCTTCGGCCTGAACGCGGCGCTGGGCGGCTCGGCCACGGTCAAGAACGTGGACCTGTCGCGCAAGGTGCTGGCCTGGGGGCAGGAGAACTACGCGCTGAGCGGCCTGAATGCCCCGGATGACGATTTTCTGTACGGCGACGTCTTCGACTGGTTCCGGCGGCTGGCGCGGCGCGGCGACGCCTTTGACTTGGTGGTTCTGGATCCGCCCAGCTTCGCGCGGGGCAAGACCGGCCTCTGGCGTGCGGAGCGGGATTACGGGCGGCTGGCGGCGCTGGCGGCGGCCGTGACCGCGCCGGGCGGGGGGCTGCTCACCCTGCTCAACCACGCGGGGGTGCCGGCGGCCAGCTTCGAGCGCATGGTCCGGCTGGGCCTGGAGGACGCTGGACGACGGGAGCATGCTGCCCAGCGTCTGGGCGCAGGCGAGGATTTTCCGGAGGCCACGCACCTGAAAGCCGTGGCCTGGACGCTGGATTAG
- the mraY gene encoding phospho-N-acetylmuramoyl-pentapeptide-transferase yields MMVVAALLSLLLVGLFIRVSKARGWGQPVRKEGPQTHLIKEGTPTAGGVAFVLALALVFFPLYFTGHAGGPRELLIMLTALGMGLIGGADDFLKVRSRMKGGGKKELIAREKMPLQLLVGLLFGWFAAPLAAHELVPGFGQIGDTILLTLVMIGSVNAFNFTDGLDGLLGGVAIIVLLPLLALSPVSALLVAVLLGFLWFNAHPARVFMGDMGSHAIGAIAAGAYVLYADVWLLPLAAVIPVVAVLSVVIQVVSFRTRKKRVFKMSPIQHHFELSGWPETHVTLRFWVVTAVATAAVWWILGGRP; encoded by the coding sequence GTGATGGTGGTGGCCGCCCTGCTGTCGCTGCTGCTGGTGGGGCTATTCATCCGGGTCAGCAAGGCGCGGGGCTGGGGCCAGCCAGTCCGCAAGGAGGGGCCGCAGACGCACCTGATCAAGGAGGGCACGCCCACGGCGGGTGGCGTGGCGTTCGTGCTGGCCCTGGCGCTGGTGTTCTTCCCGCTGTACTTCACCGGCCACGCGGGCGGCCCGCGCGAACTGCTGATCATGCTGACCGCGCTGGGCATGGGATTGATCGGCGGGGCGGACGATTTTCTGAAGGTGCGTTCGCGGATGAAGGGGGGCGGCAAGAAGGAGCTGATCGCCCGCGAGAAGATGCCGCTGCAACTGCTGGTGGGGCTGCTGTTCGGGTGGTTCGCCGCGCCGCTGGCCGCCCATGAACTGGTGCCAGGTTTTGGGCAGATCGGGGACACCATCCTGCTGACCCTGGTGATGATCGGCAGCGTGAACGCCTTCAACTTCACCGATGGCCTGGACGGGCTGCTGGGCGGCGTGGCGATCATCGTGCTGCTGCCGCTGCTGGCGCTGTCGCCGGTTTCGGCGCTGCTGGTGGCCGTCCTGCTGGGCTTCCTGTGGTTTAACGCGCACCCGGCCCGCGTGTTCATGGGCGACATGGGCAGCCACGCCATCGGGGCCATCGCGGCGGGGGCATACGTGCTGTACGCCGACGTGTGGCTGCTGCCGCTGGCCGCCGTCATTCCGGTGGTGGCCGTGCTGAGCGTGGTGATTCAGGTGGTGTCGTTCCGCACCCGCAAGAAGCGCGTCTTTAAAATGAGTCCCATCCAGCACCACTTCGAGCTGAGCGGCTGGCCCGAGACGCACGTCACCCTGCGCTTCTGGGTGGTCACGGCGGTGGCGACGGCGGCGGTGTGGTGGATTCTGGGGGGCCGGCCGTAG
- a CDS encoding GNAT family N-acetyltransferase, with translation MTPDAPAPEAEWFQTPTLTGRQVFLEGLTESHAPDLCAGADDEMVRLLSRGGPSEATPAAWAEYIGRLNALPQRINFAVRRVESGVTVGRISYSEIRWADRWVEVGTMLLPAAQGGAVNPEAKLLLMARAFEVLGAGRVQFKVDARNARSLRAMHKLGAVQEGTLRQYQVVSGGYARDSVVFSVLRGEWPAVRAGLEARVAALG, from the coding sequence GTGACCCCTGACGCGCCTGCCCCCGAAGCCGAGTGGTTCCAGACGCCCACACTGACGGGCCGACAGGTCTTTCTGGAAGGACTGACCGAATCGCACGCCCCCGACCTGTGCGCTGGGGCAGACGATGAAATGGTGCGGCTGCTGTCGCGGGGCGGACCGTCCGAGGCCACGCCTGCCGCCTGGGCCGAATACATCGGGCGGCTGAACGCCCTGCCGCAGCGCATCAATTTCGCTGTTCGGCGGGTGGAAAGCGGCGTGACCGTGGGCCGCATCAGCTACTCCGAGATCCGCTGGGCAGACCGCTGGGTGGAGGTCGGGACCATGCTGCTGCCTGCCGCGCAGGGCGGCGCCGTCAACCCGGAGGCCAAGCTGCTGCTGATGGCCCGCGCCTTCGAGGTCCTGGGCGCGGGCCGCGTGCAGTTCAAGGTGGACGCCCGCAACGCCCGCAGCCTGCGCGCCATGCACAAGCTGGGCGCGGTGCAGGAGGGCACGCTGCGGCAGTATCAGGTGGTGTCCGGCGGCTATGCCCGCGACAGCGTGGTCTTTAGCGTGCTGCGCGGCGAGTGGCCTGCGGTCAGGGCCGGGCTGGAGGCCCGCGTCGCCGCGCTGGGCTGA
- a CDS encoding 23S rRNA (pseudouridine(1915)-N(3))-methyltransferase RlmH: MRLHLITVGEPRLAYARAGWDEYATRLRRYHKLQVSRVSGKTQAAESEAVRRAAGKAPLILLDPRGRQFTSEGLSAYLDARALGGTGELAFAVGGPEGHTDELRAGADALWSLGELTLPHDLAMVVLAEALYRAATISAGEPYHRG; encoded by the coding sequence GTGAGGCTGCACCTGATCACCGTTGGAGAACCCCGGCTGGCCTACGCCCGCGCGGGCTGGGACGAGTACGCCACGCGGCTGCGGCGCTACCACAAGCTGCAGGTCAGCCGCGTCTCGGGCAAGACGCAGGCCGCCGAGAGCGAGGCGGTGCGCCGGGCCGCCGGCAAGGCCCCGTTGATCCTGCTGGACCCGCGTGGGCGGCAGTTCACCTCGGAGGGCCTGAGCGCGTACCTGGACGCCCGCGCGCTGGGCGGCACCGGGGAACTGGCGTTCGCGGTGGGCGGCCCCGAGGGCCACACCGACGAGCTGCGGGCCGGGGCCGACGCGCTGTGGAGCCTGGGCGAGCTGACCCTGCCGCACGATCTGGCCATGGTGGTGCTGGCCGAGGCGCTGTACCGCGCGGCCACCATCAGCGCGGGCGAGCCGTACCACCGGGGCTAG
- the rsmI gene encoding 16S rRNA (cytidine(1402)-2'-O)-methyltransferase has translation MTELPDAGPPRPTPPGRPSPVSGQEGGPRVWLVPTPVGNLGDITLRAVEVLKGADAVACEDTRRSGALLSHLGIQKPLVRLDAHTMRRAPAVLDKYPRLAYVSDAGTPGVSDPGAELVAAALAADVPVEVLPGATAFVPALVLSGLDTARFTFEGFLPRSGRERKTRLVALAARPETTVLYESPHRLGATLGDLAGACGETRPASVTRELSKKFEETARGTLGELAVRFAAGVRGEIVVVVGGRPTGEADPDAPAPDHEALAQEWAGQGKTSRDIRDLLMAQGLRKNDAYALALRVTGGA, from the coding sequence ATGACTGAGTTGCCGGACGCCGGGCCGCCGCGCCCCACTCCGCCTGGCCGCCCCTCCCCTGTCTCCGGGCAGGAGGGCGGCCCGCGTGTGTGGCTGGTCCCCACGCCCGTCGGCAACCTGGGCGACATCACCCTGCGCGCCGTGGAGGTCCTGAAGGGGGCGGACGCGGTGGCCTGCGAGGACACCCGTCGCAGCGGGGCGCTGCTGTCGCACCTGGGGATTCAGAAGCCGCTGGTGCGCCTGGACGCCCATACCATGCGCCGCGCCCCCGCCGTGCTGGACAAGTACCCCCGGCTGGCCTACGTCTCGGACGCAGGCACCCCCGGCGTCAGCGATCCCGGCGCGGAACTGGTGGCGGCAGCCCTCGCGGCGGATGTTCCGGTGGAGGTGCTGCCCGGAGCCACCGCCTTCGTGCCCGCGCTGGTGCTGTCGGGACTGGACACCGCGCGCTTTACCTTCGAGGGCTTCCTGCCGCGCAGTGGCCGCGAGCGCAAGACCCGCCTCGTGGCCCTGGCCGCCCGGCCCGAAACCACCGTCCTGTACGAGAGCCCACACCGGCTGGGAGCCACGCTGGGCGATCTGGCGGGGGCCTGCGGTGAGACGCGCCCCGCCAGCGTGACCCGCGAACTGTCCAAGAAATTTGAGGAAACCGCGCGCGGCACGCTGGGCGAACTGGCCGTGCGCTTTGCTGCCGGGGTCCGGGGCGAGATTGTGGTGGTGGTGGGTGGCCGCCCGACCGGAGAGGCCGATCCCGACGCCCCCGCCCCGGATCACGAGGCGCTGGCCCAGGAATGGGCCGGACAGGGAAAAACATCCAGGGATATACGTGATCTGCTGATGGCCCAGGGTTTGCGTAAGAATGACGCTTATGCGCTGGCCCTGCGGGTCACAGGCGGGGCCTGA
- the pfkA gene encoding 6-phosphofructokinase, with protein sequence MTEPTPTRHPNPAGIQRVAVLTSGGDAPGMNAAIRAVVRTAAFEGLEVMGVRRGFSGLHRGELRLIGPRDMANTIQRGGTILLTARSATWRTPEGRASGAQHLRDNGVGGLIVIGGDGSFHGAKLLEQEHGIPVIGVPGTIDNDLYGTDHTIGYFTAVETALDAVDKLRDTGASHERIFVIEVMGRHAGHIALDVAVAGGAEEVFIPEDDKPIEDVIQIVKDSVKKGKMGSIVIVAEGVPGGAQGVGDAIQAGTGLETRVSILGHIQRGGTPVSSDRILASRLGEAAVYALMDGVSGVMVGRRGGDIIHTPLHETWEKRKDVNRDLYRCAMKLSV encoded by the coding sequence ATGACTGAACCCACCCCCACCCGGCACCCTAACCCCGCAGGCATCCAGCGCGTGGCCGTTCTGACCAGCGGCGGCGACGCGCCGGGCATGAACGCGGCGATCCGCGCGGTGGTCCGCACCGCCGCCTTCGAGGGCCTGGAGGTCATGGGCGTGCGCCGGGGCTTTTCGGGCCTGCACCGGGGCGAGCTGAGGCTGATCGGCCCGCGCGACATGGCCAACACCATCCAGCGCGGCGGCACCATCCTGCTCACCGCCCGCAGCGCCACCTGGCGCACTCCCGAAGGCCGGGCCAGCGGCGCGCAGCATCTGCGAGACAACGGTGTGGGCGGCCTGATCGTGATTGGCGGCGACGGCAGCTTTCACGGCGCGAAGTTGCTGGAGCAGGAGCACGGCATTCCGGTGATCGGCGTGCCCGGCACCATCGACAACGACCTGTACGGCACGGACCACACCATCGGCTATTTCACGGCGGTGGAGACCGCGTTGGACGCCGTGGATAAGCTGCGCGACACCGGGGCCAGCCACGAGCGCATCTTCGTGATCGAGGTGATGGGCCGCCACGCCGGGCACATCGCGCTGGACGTGGCGGTGGCGGGCGGCGCCGAGGAAGTCTTTATTCCCGAAGACGACAAGCCCATCGAAGACGTGATCCAGATCGTCAAGGACAGCGTCAAGAAGGGCAAGATGGGCAGCATCGTGATCGTGGCCGAGGGCGTGCCGGGCGGCGCGCAGGGCGTGGGGGACGCCATTCAGGCCGGCACGGGCCTGGAAACCCGCGTCAGCATCCTGGGTCACATCCAGCGCGGCGGCACCCCGGTGTCCAGCGACCGCATCCTGGCCAGCCGTCTGGGCGAGGCCGCCGTCTACGCGTTAATGGACGGCGTCAGCGGCGTGATGGTGGGGCGGCGCGGCGGCGACATCATCCACACGCCGCTGCACGAGACCTGGGAAAAGCGCAAGGACGTCAACCGCGATCTGTACCGCTGCGCCATGAAACTGAGCGTGTAA
- a CDS encoding branched-chain amino acid ABC transporter substrate-binding protein, protein MKRLTLNVLTLGLLAAGVAGAQTTIKIASLSPLSGSQSFTGTLVRNGAQQAVDEYKAEFKKLGFDLQFVGYDDQADPATGTAAARKIASDRSILGVVGTMNSGVAIPASEALKASHVTMVSPATTANQVTDRGLANMNRIVARDDAQGPAGAEFMLNKLKAKKVYILNDKTAYGEGLASEVEKTLKAGGATVVTNEGTEEKSDFSSVIAKIKLQKPDAVYFGGIYTQIGIFIRQLRDAGIDIPVVGGDGLDSTELAVIAAKGANNIYYTTIAAPIEALPAAKTFVADYRKKFKTAPAGYSAFAYDAAKVIAQGILNAAKANGGKLPSRAQVESAIRSGKFTGLLSGEVTFNSVGDRNSVTLYIMKVEGGKQILDTQSTVKPPRK, encoded by the coding sequence ATGAAGAGACTCACCCTGAACGTGTTGACCCTGGGCCTGCTCGCCGCCGGTGTGGCCGGAGCGCAGACCACCATCAAGATCGCCAGCCTCTCGCCGCTGTCGGGCAGCCAGAGCTTTACCGGCACGCTGGTCCGGAACGGGGCGCAGCAGGCCGTAGACGAATACAAGGCCGAATTCAAGAAGCTGGGGTTTGACCTGCAGTTTGTCGGCTACGACGATCAGGCCGACCCGGCCACTGGCACGGCGGCGGCGCGCAAGATCGCATCCGACCGCAGCATTCTGGGCGTGGTGGGCACCATGAACAGCGGCGTGGCGATTCCGGCCAGCGAGGCCCTCAAGGCCAGCCACGTCACCATGGTCAGCCCGGCCACCACCGCCAATCAGGTCACCGACCGCGGCCTGGCCAACATGAACCGCATCGTGGCGCGCGACGACGCCCAGGGGCCGGCGGGCGCTGAATTCATGCTGAACAAGCTGAAGGCCAAGAAGGTCTACATCCTCAACGACAAGACCGCCTACGGTGAGGGGCTGGCCTCCGAGGTCGAGAAGACCCTCAAGGCGGGCGGCGCCACGGTAGTCACCAACGAGGGCACTGAGGAAAAGAGCGACTTTTCCAGCGTGATCGCCAAGATCAAGCTGCAGAAGCCCGACGCGGTGTACTTCGGCGGCATCTACACGCAGATCGGCATTTTCATCCGTCAGCTGCGTGACGCCGGGATCGATATCCCGGTGGTGGGGGGCGACGGGTTGGACAGCACCGAACTGGCGGTCATCGCCGCCAAGGGCGCGAACAACATCTATTACACGACCATTGCGGCGCCCATTGAGGCCCTGCCTGCGGCCAAGACCTTTGTCGCGGACTACCGCAAGAAGTTCAAGACCGCGCCTGCCGGCTACTCGGCCTTCGCCTACGACGCGGCCAAGGTGATCGCGCAGGGCATCCTGAACGCGGCCAAGGCCAATGGCGGCAAGCTGCCCAGCCGCGCCCAGGTCGAGAGCGCCATTCGCAGCGGGAAGTTCACCGGGTTGCTGTCCGGCGAGGTGACCTTCAACAGCGTCGGCGACCGCAATTCGGTGACGCTGTACATCATGAAGGTGGAGGGAGGCAAGCAGATTCTCGACACGCAGTCGACGGTCAAGCCGCCCCGGAAATAA
- a CDS encoding MgtC/SapB family protein — protein MTSVTEVMVRLCLAVVLGTLLGLDRLRVEPAAGPRTHALVALGSALLLIVSSEGFMRVIGLPHVVLDPSRVAAQVVSGIGFLGAGVILLRRETETIRNLTTAASIWVVAAIGLAVGAGLYVGAVASTVLALLILRGVKRLEQTQKSLMRRYTLTLRFDSGADGAAEIERRAVQAGARCRYRRLQLNNKQGYDEYELEVSRISAPDLMALTRECRNVPGLLDLLMR, from the coding sequence GTGACCTCGGTGACCGAAGTGATGGTGCGGCTGTGTCTGGCCGTCGTGCTGGGTACCCTGCTGGGGCTGGACCGCTTGCGGGTGGAACCGGCGGCGGGGCCGCGCACGCACGCGCTGGTGGCGCTGGGATCGGCGCTGCTGCTGATTGTGTCGAGCGAGGGGTTCATGCGCGTCATCGGGCTGCCGCACGTGGTGCTGGACCCGTCGCGGGTGGCGGCGCAGGTGGTCAGCGGCATCGGGTTCCTGGGGGCCGGCGTGATTCTGCTGCGGCGCGAAACCGAGACCATTCGCAACCTGACCACCGCCGCGAGCATCTGGGTGGTGGCCGCCATCGGGCTGGCGGTGGGGGCCGGCCTGTACGTGGGGGCGGTGGCGTCCACGGTCCTGGCCCTGCTGATCCTGCGGGGGGTCAAGCGGCTGGAGCAGACGCAGAAGAGCCTGATGCGCCGCTACACCCTGACGCTGCGGTTCGACTCGGGTGCGGACGGGGCCGCCGAGATCGAGCGCCGGGCGGTGCAGGCCGGCGCCCGCTGCCGCTACCGCCGGCTGCAGCTGAACAACAAGCAGGGGTACGACGAGTACGAACTGGAGGTCAGCCGCATCAGCGCCCCGGACCTGATGGCCCTGACGCGCGAGTGCCGCAACGTTCCCGGCCTGCTGGACCTGTTGATGCGGTGA
- the argC gene encoding N-acetyl-gamma-glutamyl-phosphate reductase, which produces MSRPSSEQLTVAIVGGSGYAGGEFLRLALGHPHLKVTQVTSERSAGTPVSMVHPNLRGRTTLKFRKLAELEEADVIVLALPHNSAAKRLAEFEGKGRILIDLSADFRLKDPEVYEKVYGEAHPTPEKLGDWVYGNPELHREELVGATRIACAGCFATSVILALYPLLKLGVLLPKDIIATGLVGSSAAGASPSESSHHPERAGSLRVYKPVGHRHTSEAQQELPGHFPLHLTAISTPRVRGILTTAQAWIPDGYSDRDVWSAYREVYGAEPFIRIVKVAKGVHRYPDPMLLDGTNYCDIGFEMDQDTGRVVLMSAIDNLVKGTAGHAVQSLNIAQGWAETTGLEFAGLHPA; this is translated from the coding sequence ATGAGCCGTCCATCTTCGGAACAACTGACAGTCGCCATCGTGGGGGGCAGCGGGTACGCGGGCGGGGAATTCCTGCGGCTGGCGCTGGGGCATCCGCACCTGAAGGTCACGCAGGTGACCAGCGAACGCAGCGCCGGAACGCCAGTCAGCATGGTGCATCCCAACCTGCGCGGGCGCACCACTTTGAAATTCCGCAAGCTGGCCGAGCTGGAGGAAGCCGACGTGATCGTGCTGGCCCTGCCGCACAACTCGGCGGCCAAGCGGCTGGCCGAGTTCGAGGGCAAGGGCCGCATCCTGATCGACCTGTCCGCCGACTTCCGCCTCAAAGACCCAGAAGTGTACGAGAAGGTCTACGGCGAGGCACACCCCACGCCCGAAAAGCTGGGCGACTGGGTCTACGGCAACCCTGAACTGCACCGCGAGGAACTTGTCGGCGCCACCCGGATCGCCTGCGCGGGCTGCTTTGCCACCTCGGTGATCCTGGCGCTGTACCCGCTGCTGAAGCTGGGCGTCCTGCTGCCCAAGGACATCATCGCCACCGGGCTGGTGGGCAGCAGCGCGGCGGGGGCCAGCCCTTCGGAATCCTCGCACCACCCGGAGCGGGCGGGCAGCCTGCGGGTGTACAAGCCCGTCGGCCACCGCCACACCTCCGAGGCGCAGCAGGAATTGCCGGGGCATTTTCCGCTGCACCTGACCGCCATCAGCACGCCGCGCGTGCGGGGCATCCTGACCACCGCGCAGGCCTGGATTCCCGACGGCTACAGTGACCGCGACGTCTGGAGCGCGTACCGCGAGGTGTACGGCGCCGAGCCGTTCATCCGCATCGTCAAGGTGGCCAAAGGCGTCCACCGCTATCCCGACCCCATGCTGCTGGACGGCACCAACTACTGCGACATCGGCTTCGAGATGGATCAGGACACCGGGCGCGTGGTTTTAATGAGCGCCATCGACAACCTCGTCAAGGGCACGGCGGGCCACGCCGTTCAATCCCTGAACATCGCGCAGGGCTGGGCCGAGACGACGGGGCTGGAGTTTGCGGGGCTGCATCCGGCCTGA
- the lysS gene encoding homocitrate synthase yields the protein MTQQLPPPAQSTVPPIPARSWAIIDSTLREGEQFARGNFKSDDKVEVARALDAFGAEYIELTTPMVSAQTACDIRKLADLNLNAKLLTHVRCHMEDVQRAVDTGVDGLDLLFGTSSFLREFSHGKNIGQIIESAQTVIGWIKTHHPQLELRFSAEDTFRSEEADLMAVYKAVSDLGVHRVGLADTVGVATPRQVYALVREVRNVIHEGCGIEFHGHNDTGCAVSNAYEAVEAGATHIDTTILGIGERNGITPLGGFLARMFTFDPQGLVDKYNLELLPELDNMIARMVGLPIPWNNYLTGEFAYNHKAGMHLKAIYLNPGAYEAIPPGAFGVGRRIQAASKVTGKHAIAYKARELGLHYGEDALRRVTDHIKALAETDDLDDAHLEALLREWVSA from the coding sequence ATGACCCAGCAACTGCCCCCGCCCGCCCAGTCCACTGTTCCTCCGATTCCCGCCCGTTCCTGGGCCATCATCGATTCCACCCTGCGGGAGGGCGAGCAGTTCGCGCGTGGCAACTTCAAAAGTGACGACAAGGTCGAGGTGGCCCGCGCGCTGGATGCGTTCGGGGCCGAATACATCGAGCTGACCACCCCCATGGTCAGTGCCCAGACGGCGTGCGACATCCGCAAGCTGGCCGATCTGAACCTGAACGCCAAACTGCTGACCCATGTGCGCTGCCACATGGAAGACGTGCAGCGGGCGGTGGACACCGGGGTGGACGGCCTGGATCTGCTGTTCGGCACCTCCAGCTTCTTGCGCGAGTTCTCGCACGGCAAGAACATCGGCCAGATCATCGAGTCGGCGCAGACGGTGATCGGCTGGATCAAGACCCACCACCCGCAGCTGGAACTGCGTTTCTCCGCCGAGGACACCTTCCGCAGCGAGGAGGCCGACCTGATGGCCGTGTACAAGGCCGTGTCCGATCTGGGCGTCCACCGCGTCGGGCTGGCGGACACGGTGGGCGTGGCGACGCCCCGGCAGGTCTACGCGCTGGTGCGGGAAGTGCGGAACGTGATCCACGAGGGGTGCGGCATCGAGTTCCACGGCCACAACGACACCGGCTGCGCGGTGAGCAACGCCTACGAGGCCGTCGAGGCGGGGGCCACCCACATCGACACCACCATTCTGGGGATCGGCGAGCGCAATGGCATCACGCCGCTGGGGGGCTTTCTGGCCCGCATGTTCACCTTCGATCCGCAGGGGCTGGTGGACAAGTACAACTTGGAACTGCTGCCCGAGCTGGACAACATGATCGCCCGCATGGTGGGCCTGCCGATTCCGTGGAACAACTACCTGACCGGCGAATTCGCCTACAACCACAAGGCCGGGATGCACCTCAAGGCCATCTACCTGAACCCCGGCGCCTACGAGGCCATCCCCCCCGGAGCCTTTGGCGTGGGCCGCCGCATTCAGGCCGCCAGCAAGGTGACCGGCAAGCACGCGATCGCCTACAAGGCGCGCGAACTGGGCCTGCACTACGGTGAGGACGCCCTGCGCCGCGTGACCGATCACATCAAGGCACTGGCCGAGACCGACGATCTGGACGACGCCCACCTGGAGGCGTTGCTGCGCGAGTGGGTCAGTGCCTGA